From Fusobacterium varium:
TAAGCTGCTCCTATTCCTGTAAATAGATCTACTGTTTCTTGATCTTCAAGATCTGCAGCCATTTTTAACGCTACATTCATTTCATCTAAAAGAAGTTTAAAATTTTCAAGTATTCCTTTTACTGCTTCTATACCTGTATATGGTTTTGATTCTATTTCTTGAAGCATAGAATGTTCCAAATATACTTTAAGAGAAGCAAAAGGTCTTCCTCCTATCATAAGTATTCTTTCTGCTACTTCATCTATATGCTCATCTGTTTCTGACATAACTCCATCAAGCATTGGATGTATAGTGAAAAAATGTTCCCCTTTTAAATTCCAGTGATAATTATGTACTATAGTTTTAAAAATATGTAAATTAGCCAAAAATTTGTTCATTTGATAAATTAACTCTTCTTGTTTCTTTTTCATAGTAAAACCTCCTAATAATTTTGCTTCTTCTTTAGTTGCCACTATATATATTATTAGGTAAGTTTTTTTTATTCCTTTTAATATTTTAATATTTTTAATCCAGTTCCTGGATTCCTCCTCCATTTACAAAAAGTATCTGTCCACTTGTCCAACTTGAAGCTGGACTTGCAAAATACAATACTGCCATGGCTATATCATCCACTTCTCCCAATCTTTTTATTGGAGTTTTAGCCAGCATTTTTTCCTCTATTTCAGGTGTAAGAACTGATGCTAACGCCTTTGTTCTTATTGCTCCTGGTCCTATTGCATTAACTCTGATCTCAGGTCCTAAATCAAGAGCAGCATACTTTGTAAGTTGATTTATTGCAGCTTTAGAACTTCCATATACACTCATATTTGGACTTACCATATTACTTGCCATTGAACTTATATTTATTATTGAACCATAATTGTCTTTTCTCATATATGGGGCACAAAGTTTCATCAAAGTAAAAATACTAAATACATTGAGTTTATATATAAAAGTTATGTAATCAAGTGTAAGCTCTTCAAGTTTCTCTCTTCCACCCCCACCTCCACCTGCATTATTTACTAATATATTTACCTTTTTAAAGTTTTTTATAGTTTCATCTACAAGGTTTTTCAAATCCTCTTCTACTGTCACATTACATTTTACAGCTAATGCCTTCACTCCAAATACTGCAGCTTCCTTAGCTGTTTCTCTGGCTTTTTCAATGTCTAAATCACTGCATACCACATCAGCTCCAGCTTCAGCCAATTTTAGGGCAGAAGCCTTTCCTATTCCATCTCCAGCTCCTGTTATAATAGCGATTTTTCCTTTTAAACTATATTGTTCTGCTATTTTCATTGAAATCATCTCCTTAAAGTATTTCACTCCCCATTTCTGTTCTATCATTTATATAAATATTATATCATAATTTTACTAAAAAATTATCTATCATCCTTTTGTATTTATATTTTGATATATATGAACTATATTAAAAAAATATAAAAGCTATATTATACAAATTTCAGATTATCTTCTATACTTATTCCTAATAAAGAATTTAAAGAAAGGATGTGTTTTCATGAAAATAGCTATAAATAATGGAATTTTAATAGATCCTAAAAACAAAATATTTAAAAAAATGAATCTTCTTATAGAAAATGGAAAAATTAAGGAATTATCTGATAAAAGACTATCTGGTGATGAAGAACTAGATTGCGGTAATCTATATATATCTCCAGGTTTTATTGATATGCATATGCATGAAGACCCTATGATAAATGGAGAAATTAAAATTAATATATTTGAAAAAATGCTGAAAATGGGAGTTACTACTGCTATTGGCGGCAATTGTGGAATAGGTTCAAATAATATAAAAAAATATCTTGATATAATTGAAAAAGGAAATCCTGTAAATTTTGGAACTTTTCTTCCACATAGTGTGCTTAGAGAATATATTAAAGCAAATGACAGATATGAAAACCTAGAAAGTCAAGATATTGAAAAAATGTATCAATATGGTAAAAATCTGATTAGAGAAAATGATCTTTTTGGGATAAGTTTTGGTATTGAATATATTCCTGGAATAGATTTTAATGAATTAATAACTTTAGCTGGTCTTGGAAAAAACAGGATAATAAGTGCTCATCTCAGAAATGATGGTGATGATGTATTAGAAGCTTTAGACGAATTCCTAGAAATAGGAAATTTTATAAAAGCCCACCTGCAAATTTCACATATTGGAAGTATGGCTGGCTATGGACAAATGAATAAATTCCTTTCCGCAGTAGAGGAAAAAAGAAAGAAAGGAATTGATGTTTCTTGTGATTGTTACCCCTATACTGCTTTTAGTACTCACATAGGTTCAGCTGTATTTGATAATGACTATATTAAAAGACATAAAGTAGAATATAATTGTTTGGAGATTATGGAAGGAAAATATAAAGGTCAAAGATGTACTGAAACCCTTTTTCATATTCTTAGAAAAGAATTTCCTAATACTCTTGTTACAGGTCATATGATGTTGGAAAAAGATATAGAAACTGCCTTAAAAAATCCCAGCACAATAATAGTCAGTGACGGAATATTAGGAGAAAGTGGAAACGGTCACCCACGAGCTTCTGGCACTTTTCCTAGATTTATTTCTAAATATGTAAGAGATAAAAAACTTATGTCATTATATGAAGGTATAGAAAAAATAACTTCACAGCCTGCCAAAATATTGAAATTAAATAAAGGAAGTTTAGAAATTGGAGCTGATGCAGATATTACTATTTTTTCTTTGGAAGAAATAGCAGATAAAGCTACTTTTGTTGATAGTTCTCTTCCACCTTCTGGAATAAAATATGTCCTTGTTGATGGCAAAATAGCATTAAAAGATGGAGAAATTACCAATTTAAAGCTTGGAAAAACAGTTAAATATCCTAAAATATAATCCTTTTATTATATCAAAATATTTATGTAAAAGAGTAGAAAATATATAAAAATATCTTATGGTATTTTATCTCTTAAAATAAAGTTTTATAAAATTATATAGAATTTATAAAATCATGAGAGAACTAAAAAGCTTTAAAATAATTTTAAAATCTATCTTTTAGTATTATTTAGAATATATGAGAAATAAAAGAAACTGATACATTTTTTATAATTTTTCAGCTATTAAAATTCTGATTGTTCCTAACTCTGAAATTGGAAGAAAATTAAATTATTTTATAATTATTTAGTTTTTCTATATAAAAATTGGTGGGTTATTAGCTTTTATAACCCACCAATTTTTAATTATTCGTTCAAATATCTTTGAGTGTAAGGGCACACTGCAAAACATAAACCACAAAGATCAACATCAATTCCAGTAGCCTTTTTCATCCTTTCTAATTGAGTTTTTTTACATACTTCTTTTATAAAAATTTTTTCTCTAGCCATGCCACAGCTCCAGTTTACCCCAAGAAATGCTTTTGCTGGACAACGTTCTACACAATTTCTGCAATTTCCACAGCTGCTCTCTTTAATAGCCTCATCTGTTGGAAGAGGAGCATTAGTAATAAGACTTGAAATACGAACAGCACTCCCATATTCTTTTGTAACCAGAAGGCAGCTTTTTCCAATCCATCCCAACCCTGCATTTGTAGCTACTGTTTTGTGAGGAAGAGGAGTACACCAGTTTTCATCTTTCTTTACAATTTTTAATGTATTAGCTTGAGCTTTATATCCTTTTTTTATTAAAAATTCTGCCCCTGTTTCCACTATTTCATCCAATTGGGCATTTAATCTGTGATAAGTATCAAAATATTCTTTTGTTGGAGCTGTTTTTAAATCCTCTACTATATGTTTAGGAACTGGAACAGCTACAGAAATGCCAATATCTTTTTCATTTTGAATAATTTCTTTAAGATCAGCAACTCCAGTTAATACTGCACCTTTTTCTCTCAATATTTCAAATAGTTCAGCTTTTAATTTAAGCATATCTGTCATAATATCCCCCTTAAATAGTTTAAAATACTGTAAATAGAAAGGGGTAGTTGCTAAAATAGCAATAACCCCATTGATAATAGTATAAATTTATTTTAAAGGTTCTCTTTTAAATATTTTCATATTTTTGATACAAAAAATATTTTTCTTTAATACTGTATTTTTCTAATAATATTTTATTTTTTATTCTCAGAAGAGTCCTCTTCTTTAAAATAAAGACCAACACCATCTCATGTTGTCTGCTATTTCTCTAAAAAATCATTATAAAACTCTTTCTAGAGTTTTTAATTTTTTTTAATTCTTATTTGCTTTATTATAAATAAATAGTTTTATTACTTTTTTATAAATTATCCACTTACTCCATGGTCAGCCTCATAATATACAGGAACAAATTTATTGTCATCACTTTTATATCCCCAACATCTTATTTTTTGATTAATTCTATATTTATGTAGTTTTACTGTTTTTTCTAAAGCTATATAAAAATTTTCACTTCTATAAATATCCGCTGGTGGAGTTGTAAATCCATTAAAATCTTCACAATCCTCTCTTTTTTCATTATTTAAGCAATCTTTTACAAATTCAACTATTTTATCATCTGGTATAGAATTTAATAATTTCTCATTTTCAATAAACTTATAATTTTTGAATTCATAATGTTTCAAAAAAACTTCAAAATTTATAACATCACAAAAAAAGAGAATTTCTAATAATTTATTTTTTTCTTGAACATTTTTTATTATAATTTCTTCTATTGATCCTTCCTCACAAGAATTTTCTTTTCTAATACTTGTATCACAATCATTTAAAAATGAAAAAATAATTTTATCTCTTTCACTAGCTTCAGCAATTCCATAATTTTCTTTTTCATTTGTCCATTCAGAATGGTAATAATGGACTTTTGTTTGTTTTGAAGTAAGATCCCAATATGGTGGTTTTAGTAACTTTGCTAAATACAATTTTATTCTTTTTACATGGTCATCTCTTGAATCAGTTAAAATATTTGACCAAGTTTTCCCATCAATATTAGTTTTATAATTATAACAGTCACTTTTCTTCAATAAAACAATTTCATCTAATTTTTCATTTAATTTTAAAATGCTTATATATCCTTTTAACTCTTTAAATTCACTTATATTTTTAATAGAAAGTTCATTCAATATAATTTCCATATCTTCTCCTATAAATCAAGCAATTCATTTAAGTCTAAATCAAATTGCTCAAATAAATCAGCAGTTGGATTTAATATCGTTCCCTCTTCATTTATCTCTATTTCACAATGTTGAGTTACATATTCTTTATTCAAACTAAAAAAATTAATAGATACATCATTTTTTTCTATTGATTTTTTATGAACTCCTACTCTAATTCCATTAAAAATATGATCACTATGCGTTTCTAAAATAATTTGAACTCCTGCATTGGAAATAAAAATAAAAAATTCAGTTAATAATGACTGAGCTTTTGGATGTAGATGTATTTCAGGATTCTCTATTAAAACTATATTTCTTTCTTTTGCTGAAAGACATAATACTAAAATTGATACTAAATATCCCAGTCCTGCTCCAACATTTCTTCCACGAAATTCAAATCCATTTTTAATATAAATTCCTTTAAAAAAATCAGTTTGTCTTATTTTTTCAGTAGCTAAGCCATATCCTAATATATAATTTAACCAATAATTTACCTGTCCTGCTAAAGTTTTATCACTTTTATTTTTAATTAATTTTTCATATAATTGTTCATTTTTACTTTTTTCAAAATAAGCAATAGTATATTCACCATTAATTCCAACCTTGCAATTTTCTCCAATTTGTTTCTTATAAATATCTTGACTTCCTATTCTATCAGAAGATAAATAATGGAAACTAACATTATGTTCTAAATTTTTTTGACATTTATCAAAATAATTCTCAAAAGTAAACCCTATCTCACAATCAATACATCTTTTTTTTAATACTATATTTCCATCTTCTGATTCATATATTTCTTTTTTACAATGTATATCTTCAAAATATAAATCCATTTCAATTTTTTTAGGATTAGTTTTATAGTTTCTTATTTCTCTAAAATCATCAAAAGATATCAAATCTCCAAATGTGTCTCTAAAAGATGTACATCCTTGTGAAAATAATAATAAAGATTGAATAATTGTTGATTTTCCAGAAGAATTCCCTCCCACTAATAAATTTAAATTTTTAAATTTTATATCAACTTTATCTATACTTTTATATCCATTTATTTTTAATCTTTTTATCATATATTACTCCCTAGTAAGTTTTTAATCTTTGAAAACCTTTTTTCAACTTTTGTTTTATTATCTCTATTTCTACTTAAACTTTCCAAAAATTCTTGATCCCCTATTAATGTCATTATATATTCTAAATAATATTTTCTATTTTCTCTTAAATATAAATGAGTAAAATATATTATTGTTTCAAATAAGGCCATATTAACAGGATTTCTTTTATTAGATTGTGTAGGTAATCTAAAAGCATCTTTATTTTGTAAAGAATATATGGTTTTTATTGCTTGCTCAAAGTCTATCTTAAGTTTTTCTATTCTTTCATCATCCAATTTATTCAAATATTTCATTATATGCCCCAAAAATTCATCTATGTCTCCATTATATTCATATTTTTGACCTTCTACTAAAAAATCTTTATCTTCAAAATAAATATAGAATCCTAAAAATCGCAATATCAAATATCGATCTTTCATCCTAGACTGAATATTATCCCCCAACATTTCTTTTAAATAATTATTTTCAGATAATTCTTTTAATAATTTTGTAGATTTTCCTTGATATAATGCATTTCTCATTTCTTGATTGTTAAGTGTTGTTCCTCCTCTATTTACTCTATCAAAAATATCGAATAATATTTTATCTGGAGTTGGTGGTTTTATAACTTGAAAGAATAATTGAAAATCCTCAATTTTTGATTGATACATTGGTTCTAATTCTCTAAAGTAACACCCATTTAAGTCTTTTAAAATTTTTAAATCTTTTAACTTAAAATCATTGTTTAAAAAACGAAAAAAAGTATTTAATCTTTGCTTTCCATCAATGATTATATGCGTCCCTTCCTCATCAGAATTTGTATAAATTAATTGTAAAGGAAGCCCCATTATAACACTTTCTATCAATTCTCTTTCTTGATGTGGTTTCCATACAGTACTCCTTTGAAATTCAGGATCTAATTTAATTTTTCCCTTTTCTTTTCTTCTATTTAATTCAAAAATTGAAAATTGTTCTCTTTCAATTTTTATAACAACATTTGGATAATTATTTTCTTCACTTTCGTTTTTTACCTTATTTGGTAACAAATCTTCATCAATATCATCTAACATTTCATCATTAATATTTTCATCCAACATTGACATCCACTCTCCTAAATTAGTAGTACAATACTTTTCTCAAATATAATTTTTTGAATTTATATTTTAAAATAATATAAAATTAACTTTTGATAAAAATAACTTATTGTAATATTATATCATAAAAATTTTATCCTTTTATTTTTTTAAGTAGTTTTTAAAAATTATTTTTTAAATCATTTATATAATTATAAAAAGTTTTTCTACTTATTTTATAGTTATCTATAAAATACTTTACATCTTTTTTTCTACTATTTATATATCCATCTATTATTTCATTTTTTAATACTTCAGGAATTTTTCTTTTAGGCCTTCCCATTTTTTTAATAGTTAATTTCTGACCTTCAGTTATTCTTTTGACAATATCATCTCTTTCTTTTTCTGACTGTTCAAAAGCTACTTTTATTTGCTTTCTTAAAATATTTTTTAAAGTTTCTACAATTCCTTTTATCAATGGAGAAAATGTATCATCTATCTCAATATTTTCTATTTTATCATATATTTCAACCTGACTATTAAAAATCTCTGTATTTAAATATTGTTCATTTAAAAATATTAAATTTATCTTTCTTTTCCAAAGATTCAAATAGTCATTATATCCTTCTTCTCCATCTCTGCTCATTCTACTGACACTGTCAAAAATGATAGTATCTCCTTCTCTTACAATTTTTATTAATTTTTTCCATTCTGGTCTATCTGAAGTTGTTCCAGTGAATTTTTCTTCAAAAAAAATAAGATCTTCCAGCCTTTCTTTATAATATTCTTTTATATTTTTTTCTTGTCTTTCAAGTTTTTGATCTTTTGTTGATACCCTACAATAAGCATATAAATTTCCAGACATAATATTCTCCTTTTAGTGTAATAAAGTTAAAACTTTCTTTTACAAAAATTATACCATGTATTTTATAAGAAAAAAATAGTTTCTTACACATTTTTTATACATTTTTGTAATAAAGTTCAATCAATATATTTTTTACACTTTATTGAGAATTAAAGTTCTTTAAAAATAAAATATTTTATAAAGTATAAGTGCCATTGCTAGAATAATCAAAATCTTTAAAAAAA
This genomic window contains:
- a CDS encoding putative DNA starvation/stationary phase protection; the protein is MKKKQEELIYQMNKFLANLHIFKTIVHNYHWNLKGEHFFTIHPMLDGVMSETDEHIDEVAERILMIGGRPFASLKVYLEHSMLQEIESKPYTGIEAVKGILENFKLLLDEMNVALKMAADLEDQETVDLFTGIGAAYQKHIWMYTAWMTK
- the hdhA gene encoding 7-alpha-hydroxysteroid dehydrogenase; its protein translation is MKIAEQYSLKGKIAIITGAGDGIGKASALKLAEAGADVVCSDLDIEKARETAKEAAVFGVKALAVKCNVTVEEDLKNLVDETIKNFKKVNILVNNAGGGGGGREKLEELTLDYITFIYKLNVFSIFTLMKLCAPYMRKDNYGSIINISSMASNMVSPNMSVYGSSKAAINQLTKYAALDLGPEIRVNAIGPGAIRTKALASVLTPEIEEKMLAKTPIKRLGEVDDIAMAVLYFASPASSWTSGQILFVNGGGIQELD
- a CDS encoding putative D-glutamate deacylase — translated: MKIAINNGILIDPKNKIFKKMNLLIENGKIKELSDKRLSGDEELDCGNLYISPGFIDMHMHEDPMINGEIKINIFEKMLKMGVTTAIGGNCGIGSNNIKKYLDIIEKGNPVNFGTFLPHSVLREYIKANDRYENLESQDIEKMYQYGKNLIRENDLFGISFGIEYIPGIDFNELITLAGLGKNRIISAHLRNDGDDVLEALDEFLEIGNFIKAHLQISHIGSMAGYGQMNKFLSAVEEKRKKGIDVSCDCYPYTAFSTHIGSAVFDNDYIKRHKVEYNCLEIMEGKYKGQRCTETLFHILRKEFPNTLVTGHMMLEKDIETALKNPSTIIVSDGILGESGNGHPRASGTFPRFISKYVRDKKLMSLYEGIEKITSQPAKILKLNKGSLEIGADADITIFSLEEIADKATFVDSSLPPSGIKYVLVDGKIALKDGEITNLKLGKTVKYPKI
- a CDS encoding putative epoxyqueuosine reductase; its protein translation is MTDMLKLKAELFEILREKGAVLTGVADLKEIIQNEKDIGISVAVPVPKHIVEDLKTAPTKEYFDTYHRLNAQLDEIVETGAEFLIKKGYKAQANTLKIVKKDENWCTPLPHKTVATNAGLGWIGKSCLLVTKEYGSAVRISSLITNAPLPTDEAIKESSCGNCRNCVERCPAKAFLGVNWSCGMAREKIFIKEVCKKTQLERMKKATGIDVDLCGLCFAVCPYTQRYLNE
- a CDS encoding putative transposon resolvase — translated: MSGNLYAYCRVSTKDQKLERQEKNIKEYYKERLEDLIFFEEKFTGTTSDRPEWKKLIKIVREGDTIIFDSVSRMSRDGEEGYNDYLNLWKRKINLIFLNEQYLNTEIFNSQVEIYDKIENIEIDDTFSPLIKGIVETLKNILRKQIKVAFEQSEKERDDIVKRITEGQKLTIKKMGRPKRKIPEVLKNEIIDGYINSRKKDVKYFIDNYKISRKTFYNYINDLKNNF